ATCTCCAATGTAGATATGACCATCTGTTGGAATTTCAAAACCAGCAAGCATTCTTAAAGTAGTTGTTTTACCGCAACCAGATGGCCCAAGTAAACAAACAAACTCCCCAGGATTAATATCTAAATTAAAATTATCTACAGCTTTAACTTGTCGATCATCATCTGTTAAAAAAATTTTATTTAAATTTTCAAATTTAACTCTTTTAGCACCCATATTCTATCTCCTATTATTCTGTAATTTCATCGATTCCCATCTGTTTTAAGACCATTTTCATAATTCCAATAACCAAGAAAACAACGATGATTAAAATTGTACAATATGCTGAAGCAACACCTATTTTTCCTACATCAATTTGATTCATAATAGCAACTGTTAGAAGATTATAATTTGCAGAAACTAAGAATATAACAGTACTAACTAAAGTCATGCTTCTAACAAATGCGTAGACTAATCCACTAAAAAATGCAGGTTTAACCATAGGAAGAGTAATAGAAGTAAATACTTTCTTACTATTTGCACCTAAAACCATTGCAGCTTCTTCAATAGATGGATCAATTTGTTGAAGGGCAGCCATACCAGAACGAATTCCAATTGGCATATTTCTCATGATAAAAGCTATTATTAAGATAGTTGCAGTTCCAGTTAAAATAAAAGGTTTGGTATTATACGTGATAACATAACCAAGTCCAACTATAGTTCCAGGAATTGCAATGGCCATCATTGTAGAAAATTCTATAAATCCTTTTCCAATAAACTTTCCTCTAATTATTAAAAATGCAATAATCATAGCTAAGATTCCAGTTATAGGAGTAGATATTAAGGATAAAATAGTTGTATCAATAATAGGTTTCATACCTAAGTCAAAAACATATTTATAATGATCTAAAGATGGAGAGTAGTTTATTCCCCAAAGTTTAACAAGAGAACCAATAGGTATTGTGATATACATCATAAGTACAAAAATAGTTAAAAGAGACATAATTATAAAAATAGGCAATGTTATAGATTTTTCCTTTATTTTTTCACGTTCTCTAGAAACTTTTCCAGTTACAGTAACATAAGACTTTTTACTTATGTAATATTTTTGAGTTACAAATATAGAAAGAGATATTAAAACGAGAATTATAGAAAGAGCAGTGGCACTTCCCATATCATAGTTTCCTATCCCTTGAAGATAAACCTGAACAGCAACAGTTGTAAAGTTTCCACCAATAACCATAGGATTACTAAAATCAGCTATAGTTTGAATAAAAATAACTAAAAAAGCATTGGCAATTCCTGGAATCATTAGAGGAAAGGTTATAGTTTTAAAAACATCCCACCGAGATGCACCTAAATCCCTAGCAGCTTCTTCTACAGATGGATCAATTCTTTGTAATAAGCCTATTAGCATCAAATATGCAACAGGAAAAAAGGTTAAAACTTGTACTAAAACTAATCCGTGAAAACCATAGATATCAGCATTTTTTATTCCTAGAATTCCTCGTGTTATAAAACCTCTTCTTCCAAGAAGTAAAATGGCAGATAAAGCTACAACAAAAGGTGGTGAAACTATAGGAAGAATAGCGACACTATTAAAAATTTTCTTCAGAGGTAGTTCTAAATAAGTCATACCATAGGCAAAGAAAAATCCAATTCCAGTAGAAAAAATAGAGGTTACGATACCTAATAAAATGGTATTTTTGATGATATTTAAACTTTCAGGAAGGTTCATAACCTCTATATAATGTTGGAAAGAAAAAGTATTATTAGCAGTAAAACTTTCCTTTAAAATATTGAATAAAGGAAGTATTGTAAAAAGTAATATAATAACTATTACAAAAATAATTGTAGAGAAAAGAATAGGGTCATTAAAAACTTTTTTGAAACTTTTGATTTCATTTGAAATTTTTAATTGAACCTTTGTTTTATTTTGTACATTCATATAGTTATCTCCTTACTATTTTGTAGGAACTTCAGCTTTTGTAGCTTTACTAAATTCATCTAAAAGATTTTTTCTATTTTTACCAGCCCAATCAAAGTCGTACTCTATTAGTTTTGCTCCTTTAATCTCTTCAACTTCAGAAGGAGGAACAGCAGTTGTATTTGTTAAAAATTGATAAGAACCTACAGTTTGTCCAAGCTCTTGTGCTTTTTTAGATAGTGACCAATCCACAAATTTTTTAGCTGAAACTTGATCTGGACCATTAGCTAAAACAGCAACTCCACCAATTTCAAAACCTGTTCCTTCAGCAGGTGCAGCCATTATAATATCTTCATATCCTTCTTTTCTATATTTTATAGCATCGTGTAAAAAAGTGATTCCAATAGCAGTTTCTCCAAGACCAACCATTCTACCAGGAGCAGTTCCAGATTTTGTATACTGTCTAACTTGTCCATTAAGTTTTTGCATATATTTCATTCCCTCTTCAGGTCCCATAAGTTGAATAACAGTAGCTAACATTGTATATGCAGTGCCAGATGAACCAGGATGAGCTGTAACAATCTCACCTTTATACTCTGGTTTTAAAAGATCTTGCCAAGATTTTGGCATTTCAACTCCTAGTTCTTTTAAAACTTCTTTGTTAGCAACAAAACCTAAATACCCTACATAGATTCCTGTCCAAACTCCATTTGGATCTTTAAATTTATCACCAATATCAGTAGCATTTGGAGATTTATAAGGTTGAATAAGTCCCTCTTCATTAGCAGCTACAAAAGCATCAATAGGTCCTCCATACCAAACAGAAGCAGTCATATTATTTTTTTCAGCTCTAACTCTAGCTAAAATTTCTCCACTACTCATTCTAACGAATTTTGTTTTGATTCCAGTTTCTTTTTCAAACTCTTTAGCAGCTGCAATTGCGTGGTCTTCCATAAGTCCAGCATAAATAAGCAGTTCACCAGTCTCTTTCTCTTCGGCTGAAAAAATACCAATAGATAAAAGTAAAGAGATTAAAAGTGTAAAAATTTTTTTCATAATATACCTCCCAAAAAAACTTATAATAATCTCTATATACCTCAATTTTTGTCAATAAACAAGAGTAAAAATTACAAAAAATAAAAAAACTGCCAAAACTGACAGTTAAAAGTTCATATATTAAATTTTGGTGGCGGGAGCTGGACTCGAACCAACGACCTTCGGGTTATGAGCCCGACGAGCTGCCAACTGCTCTATCCCGCGTTATCTTTACTAAATAAGTATAACACGTAACTTAGAGT
This region of Cetobacterium somerae ATCC BAA-474 genomic DNA includes:
- a CDS encoding ABC transporter permease, which encodes MNVQNKTKVQLKISNEIKSFKKVFNDPILFSTIIFVIVIILLFTILPLFNILKESFTANNTFSFQHYIEVMNLPESLNIIKNTILLGIVTSIFSTGIGFFFAYGMTYLELPLKKIFNSVAILPIVSPPFVVALSAILLLGRRGFITRGILGIKNADIYGFHGLVLVQVLTFFPVAYLMLIGLLQRIDPSVEEAARDLGASRWDVFKTITFPLMIPGIANAFLVIFIQTIADFSNPMVIGGNFTTVAVQVYLQGIGNYDMGSATALSIILVLISLSIFVTQKYYISKKSYVTVTGKVSREREKIKEKSITLPIFIIMSLLTIFVLMMYITIPIGSLVKLWGINYSPSLDHYKYVFDLGMKPIIDTTILSLISTPITGILAMIIAFLIIRGKFIGKGFIEFSTMMAIAIPGTIVGLGYVITYNTKPFILTGTATILIIAFIMRNMPIGIRSGMAALQQIDPSIEEAAMVLGANSKKVFTSITLPMVKPAFFSGLVYAFVRSMTLVSTVIFLVSANYNLLTVAIMNQIDVGKIGVASAYCTILIIVVFLVIGIMKMVLKQMGIDEITE
- a CDS encoding ABC transporter substrate-binding protein; amino-acid sequence: MKKIFTLLISLLLSIGIFSAEEKETGELLIYAGLMEDHAIAAAKEFEKETGIKTKFVRMSSGEILARVRAEKNNMTASVWYGGPIDAFVAANEEGLIQPYKSPNATDIGDKFKDPNGVWTGIYVGYLGFVANKEVLKELGVEMPKSWQDLLKPEYKGEIVTAHPGSSGTAYTMLATVIQLMGPEEGMKYMQKLNGQVRQYTKSGTAPGRMVGLGETAIGITFLHDAIKYRKEGYEDIIMAAPAEGTGFEIGGVAVLANGPDQVSAKKFVDWSLSKKAQELGQTVGSYQFLTNTTAVPPSEVEEIKGAKLIEYDFDWAGKNRKNLLDEFSKATKAEVPTK